Proteins encoded together in one Variovorax paradoxus EPS window:
- a CDS encoding ATP-dependent DNA ligase, with product MKDFAALYRELDASTSNLVKQAALQRYLRNADAADAAWAVYFLAGGKPRQLVPTKLLRLLAQEAAGLPEWLFDESYDAVGDLAETIALLLPPPSEVHDLGLAAWVEQHLLPLREAAKTAPEELADRLRAQWRQLAAEERLVYFKLITGAFRVGVSKLQVTQALAAVGGIDAKRVAQRLMGYTHIGARPRAGDYATLIAPESDSEQVQKTSGQPYPFFLAHPFNIPLEQFDAVLGPPADWIVEWKWDGIRAQLVKRAGVVWLWSRGEELVTDRFPELAVLGEALPDGTVLDGEIAVWREDKVQPFAELQKRIGRKTLGAKLLRDIPVVLLAYDILEWEGRDLRTEPQSARRMLLDDLVTRMQHPSLLPSPMLTGLDWSDLARQREAARTMGVEGMMLKRRDSQYGVGRTKDVGVWWKWKIDPLSIDAVLIYAQRGHGRRASLFSDYTFAVWDGPPEQEDRKLVPFAKAYSGLTDAEMARVDAIIRKTTVESFGPVKSVKPTLVFELGFEGIARSTRHKSGIAVRFPRMLRWREDKPVAEADTLQTLAALLPS from the coding sequence ATGAAGGACTTCGCCGCGCTCTACCGAGAACTCGACGCGAGCACGTCGAACCTCGTGAAGCAGGCCGCGCTACAGCGCTACCTGCGCAACGCCGACGCGGCCGATGCCGCGTGGGCCGTCTACTTCCTCGCCGGCGGCAAGCCGCGCCAGCTCGTGCCCACCAAGCTGCTGCGCCTCCTCGCGCAGGAAGCCGCGGGCCTGCCCGAGTGGCTGTTCGACGAGAGCTACGACGCGGTCGGCGATCTTGCCGAGACCATCGCGCTCCTGCTGCCGCCGCCGAGCGAAGTGCACGACCTCGGGCTCGCGGCCTGGGTCGAGCAGCATCTGCTGCCGCTGCGCGAGGCCGCGAAGACCGCGCCGGAAGAACTGGCGGACCGGCTGCGCGCGCAGTGGCGGCAGCTCGCGGCCGAGGAGCGGCTGGTGTACTTCAAGCTCATCACCGGCGCGTTCCGCGTCGGTGTGTCGAAGCTGCAGGTCACGCAGGCGCTCGCGGCCGTGGGCGGCATCGATGCCAAGCGCGTCGCGCAGCGGCTCATGGGCTACACGCACATCGGCGCACGGCCGCGGGCGGGCGACTACGCCACGCTGATTGCGCCGGAGTCCGATTCGGAGCAGGTGCAGAAGACCAGCGGCCAGCCGTACCCGTTCTTCCTCGCGCACCCGTTCAACATTCCGCTAGAACAGTTCGATGCGGTGCTGGGCCCGCCGGCCGACTGGATCGTGGAGTGGAAGTGGGATGGCATCCGCGCGCAGCTTGTCAAGCGCGCGGGCGTGGTGTGGCTGTGGTCGCGTGGAGAAGAACTCGTGACTGATCGCTTTCCCGAACTCGCGGTGCTCGGCGAGGCGCTGCCCGATGGCACAGTACTCGATGGCGAGATCGCGGTCTGGCGTGAAGACAAGGTGCAGCCTTTCGCCGAACTGCAGAAGCGCATCGGCCGCAAGACGCTGGGCGCGAAGCTGCTGCGCGACATTCCCGTGGTGCTGCTGGCCTACGACATCCTCGAATGGGAAGGGCGTGATTTGCGCACGGAGCCGCAGTCGGCGCGCCGCATGCTGCTCGACGACCTCGTCACGCGCATGCAGCATCCGTCGCTGCTGCCCAGCCCGATGCTCACCGGCCTCGACTGGAGCGATCTCGCGCGGCAGCGCGAAGCGGCGCGCACCATGGGCGTCGAAGGAATGATGCTCAAGCGCCGTGACTCGCAGTACGGCGTGGGCCGCACGAAGGACGTGGGCGTGTGGTGGAAGTGGAAGATCGATCCGCTCAGCATCGATGCCGTGCTCATCTACGCGCAGCGCGGGCACGGCCGCCGCGCAAGCCTCTTCAGCGACTACACCTTCGCGGTGTGGGACGGTCCGCCTGAACAAGAGGACCGCAAGCTCGTGCCGTTCGCCAAGGCCTACTCGGGGCTCACCGATGCGGAGATGGCGCGCGTGGACGCGATCATCCGCAAGACCACGGTCGAGAGCTTCGGGCCGGTGAAGAGCGTGAAGCCGACGCTGGTGTTCGAGCTGGGGTTCGAAGGCATCGCGCGCAGCACGCGGCACAAGAGCGGCATCGCGGTGCGCTTTCCGCGCATGCTGCGCTGGCGGGAAGACAAGCCGGTGGCGGAAGCCGACACGCTGCAGACGCTGGCTGCGCTGCTGCCGTCATGA
- a CDS encoding ligase-associated DNA damage response exonuclease, with product MAAMPDKVDLVVARPEGLYCPPGDFYIDPWRPVARAVITHAHSDHARIGHAHYLAHTDSAGTLRTRLGADIDLQTLPYGEVIDHHGVRLSLHPAGHVLGSAQVRLEHGGRVWVASGDYKTEPDGTCTPFEPVPCDTFITESTFGLPIYRWPTQAVLFAEIDAWWRANAEAGRASVLFCYAFGKAQRIVHGVDASVGPIVVHGAVEPLNAVYRAAGVALPETVRVTDAGVDAALLKRSLVLAPPSAQGTPWMKRFGNYADAFASGWMQLRGTRRRRGVDRGFVMSDHADWPGLQQAIAGTGAERVFVTHGSVQVMVRWLTENGLDAQGFKTEYGDEDDQETPSPSGGGRGRGPAALDGDAASPHPNLPPEGEGADT from the coding sequence ATGGCGGCTATGCCCGACAAGGTGGATCTCGTCGTCGCCCGGCCCGAGGGCCTGTATTGCCCGCCCGGCGATTTCTACATCGACCCGTGGCGGCCGGTGGCGCGCGCGGTCATCACGCACGCGCATTCCGACCATGCCCGCATCGGGCACGCGCATTACCTCGCGCACACCGACAGCGCCGGCACGCTGCGCACGCGGTTGGGTGCCGACATCGACCTTCAGACGCTGCCTTACGGCGAGGTCATCGATCACCACGGCGTGCGCCTCTCGCTGCACCCGGCCGGCCATGTGCTGGGCTCGGCGCAGGTGCGGCTCGAACACGGCGGCCGCGTGTGGGTGGCCTCGGGCGACTACAAGACCGAGCCCGACGGCACCTGTACGCCCTTCGAACCCGTGCCCTGCGACACCTTCATCACCGAATCGACCTTCGGCCTGCCGATCTACCGCTGGCCCACGCAGGCCGTGCTGTTCGCTGAGATCGACGCGTGGTGGCGCGCCAATGCGGAAGCCGGCCGCGCCTCGGTGCTGTTCTGCTATGCCTTCGGCAAGGCGCAGCGCATCGTGCACGGGGTCGATGCGTCGGTCGGGCCGATCGTCGTGCATGGCGCGGTCGAGCCGCTGAACGCGGTGTACCGGGCGGCGGGCGTGGCGCTGCCGGAGACGGTGCGCGTCACCGATGCCGGTGTCGATGCGGCACTGCTGAAGCGCTCCCTTGTGCTCGCACCGCCGTCCGCGCAGGGCACGCCGTGGATGAAGCGCTTCGGCAACTACGCCGATGCCTTCGCGAGCGGCTGGATGCAACTGCGCGGCACGCGCCGCCGGCGCGGTGTGGACCGCGGCTTCGTCATGTCCGACCACGCCGACTGGCCCGGCCTGCAGCAGGCCATTGCGGGCACCGGCGCCGAGCGCGTGTTCGTCACGCACGGCAGCGTGCAGGTGATGGTGCGGTGGCTCACGGAGAACGGGCTCGATGCGCAGGGCTTCAAGACCGAGTACGGCGACGAAGATGACCAAGAGACTCCTTCCCCTTCCGGGGGAGGGCGGGGGAGGGGGCCTGCGGCGCTCGATGGGGACGCTGCCAGCCCCCATCCCAACCTTCCCCCGGAGGGGGAAGGAGCCGATACATGA
- a CDS encoding DUF3617 domain-containing protein produces MKIRSSVAAACMVAAGLGAGPAFALDYPARKPGLWEMQTSDGPGSKGSPQAIQQCIDAATDKMLRDMGQGMGKDMCSKQDMRMEGGKLVIDSVCKIGQTTATSQAVMTGDLSTAYRLESKSTYSPPLMGRAGATTVVEARWVGPCKPDQKPGDMVMNGMKMNVNDMMGARGKK; encoded by the coding sequence ATGAAGATCCGTTCGTCCGTTGCCGCTGCCTGCATGGTGGCCGCCGGCCTTGGCGCCGGCCCCGCCTTCGCCCTCGACTACCCCGCGCGCAAACCGGGCCTCTGGGAAATGCAGACCAGCGATGGCCCCGGCAGCAAGGGGAGCCCCCAGGCCATCCAGCAATGCATCGACGCCGCCACCGACAAGATGCTGCGCGACATGGGCCAGGGCATGGGCAAGGACATGTGCTCCAAGCAGGACATGCGCATGGAAGGCGGCAAGCTGGTGATCGACTCGGTCTGCAAGATCGGCCAGACCACGGCCACCTCGCAGGCCGTGATGACCGGTGACCTCAGCACGGCCTACCGCCTGGAGAGCAAGTCCACCTACAGCCCGCCGCTCATGGGCCGCGCCGGTGCCACCACCGTCGTGGAGGCCCGCTGGGTCGGCCCCTGCAAGCCCGACCAGAAGCCAGGCGACATGGTGATGAACGGCATGAAGATGAACGTGAACGACATGATGGGCGCGCGCGGCAAGAAGTAG
- a CDS encoding phosphatase PAP2 family protein: MTHSSSDESSSTRWLRALWLRCKTLWPLKLVGNTVATIGFFPLYFWIMKNAGQAWVLPLTAFDRLIAFWPAVLPIYLSLWGYIALPVLLAKDKRELWSFSFGCAAMTALALVVFWFMPTAIPNFTIDATPGTSLHFLKTVDSAGNAFPSLHVSFSVFTCIVLARQLRDAGAPAWLRLFNVAWAAAIVYSTMAVRQHVLIDVLGGLALGLALGFVSRERGAAMQPVGARAV; the protein is encoded by the coding sequence ATGACGCATTCATCTTCCGACGAATCCTCTTCAACGCGATGGCTGCGCGCCCTGTGGCTGCGCTGCAAGACGCTGTGGCCGCTGAAGCTGGTCGGCAACACGGTCGCCACCATCGGCTTCTTTCCGCTGTACTTCTGGATCATGAAGAACGCGGGCCAGGCGTGGGTGCTGCCGCTCACCGCGTTCGACCGGCTGATCGCGTTCTGGCCGGCGGTGCTGCCCATCTATCTCTCGCTCTGGGGCTACATCGCGCTGCCGGTGCTGCTGGCCAAAGACAAGCGCGAGCTGTGGAGCTTCTCGTTCGGCTGCGCGGCCATGACAGCGCTTGCGCTGGTCGTCTTCTGGTTCATGCCCACGGCGATACCGAACTTCACCATCGATGCCACGCCGGGCACATCGCTCCATTTCCTGAAGACGGTCGACTCGGCCGGCAACGCCTTCCCGTCGCTGCATGTGTCGTTCTCGGTGTTCACCTGCATCGTGCTCGCGCGCCAGTTGCGCGACGCCGGCGCGCCCGCATGGCTGCGCCTCTTCAACGTGGCATGGGCCGCGGCCATCGTGTATTCGACGATGGCGGTGCGCCAGCATGTGCTGATCGACGTGCTCGGCGGGCTGGCACTGGGCCTCGCCCTCGGCTTCGTCTCGCGCGAGCGCGGCGCGGCCATGCAGCCCGTGGGCGCGCGCGCGGTGTAG
- a CDS encoding Gfo/Idh/MocA family protein produces the protein MSSIPLRKLRYAMVGGGRDAFIGAVHRKAMALDGQIEFVAGALSSSPDKARASGRDLGLADDRNHGDWQTLLADELKRPADQRIDFVSIVTPNHVHFPVAQAFADAGFHVVCDKPLVHTRDQADALVATVAKQGTVFGVTYNYTGYPMVRQAREMVRSGQLGDIRKIVVEYNQGWLASHVEGSGSNKQADWRTDPARSGAAGAIGDIGSHAENLVASITGLEIESLCADLTAHVPGRMLDDDGSLLLRFKGGARGVLIASQISTGLENDLRLRISGALGTLEWHQEQPSQLVHLPHDGPKRIFTRGGPWLCEAARRASRLPTGHPEGFIEAFANIYAGVAADIRARLAGQPADPLAADYPRVEDGARGVRFIERTVASAQSELKWTPW, from the coding sequence ATGAGCTCCATACCTCTTCGCAAGCTCCGCTACGCCATGGTCGGCGGCGGCCGCGACGCCTTCATCGGCGCCGTGCACCGCAAGGCCATGGCGCTGGACGGCCAGATCGAATTCGTCGCGGGCGCGCTTTCGTCGAGCCCCGACAAGGCGCGCGCCTCGGGCCGCGACCTCGGCCTGGCCGACGACCGCAACCATGGCGACTGGCAGACGCTGCTCGCCGATGAATTGAAACGCCCGGCGGACCAACGCATCGACTTCGTCTCGATCGTCACGCCGAACCATGTGCACTTTCCGGTCGCGCAGGCTTTCGCCGATGCGGGCTTTCACGTCGTGTGCGACAAGCCGCTGGTGCATACGCGCGACCAGGCCGATGCGCTGGTCGCCACGGTCGCGAAGCAGGGCACGGTGTTCGGCGTCACCTACAACTACACCGGCTACCCGATGGTGCGGCAGGCGCGCGAGATGGTGCGCTCGGGCCAGCTCGGCGACATCCGCAAGATCGTCGTCGAATACAACCAGGGCTGGCTCGCGAGCCATGTCGAGGGCAGCGGCAGCAACAAGCAGGCCGACTGGCGCACCGACCCCGCGCGCAGCGGCGCGGCTGGTGCCATCGGCGACATCGGCTCGCATGCCGAGAACCTCGTCGCGAGCATCACGGGCCTCGAAATCGAAAGCCTCTGCGCCGACCTCACCGCGCATGTGCCGGGCCGCATGCTCGACGATGACGGCAGCCTGCTGCTGCGCTTCAAGGGCGGCGCGCGCGGCGTGCTGATCGCCTCGCAGATCAGCACGGGTCTCGAGAACGACCTGCGCCTGCGCATCTCGGGCGCGCTCGGCACGCTCGAATGGCACCAGGAGCAGCCGAGCCAGTTGGTGCACCTGCCGCACGACGGGCCCAAGCGCATCTTCACGCGCGGCGGGCCGTGGCTGTGCGAAGCGGCGCGGCGCGCGAGCCGGCTGCCGACGGGCCATCCCGAAGGCTTCATCGAGGCTTTCGCCAACATCTACGCGGGCGTGGCGGCGGACATCCGCGCGCGGCTCGCGGGTCAGCCGGCCGACCCGCTCGCGGCGGACTATCCGCGCGTGGAAGACGGCGCGCGCGGCGTGCGCTTCATCGAGCGCACGGTGGCGTCGGCCCAAAGCGAATTAAAGTGGACGCCCTGGTGA
- a CDS encoding substrate-binding domain-containing protein, whose translation MTTFTRRIAFTAVAAAALASLPALAAEKVNLGVSIPAATHSFMGGINYWANQAKKDLEKEHKDLKITIKTAANAPEQANQLQDLSTVTKINALVVFPFESAALTKPVAQVKAKGAYVTVVDRGLTDTSAQDAYVAGDNTAFGKIPAEYIVKTLGGKGNVVALRGIATTLDNERMDAFNAVLKGSPDIKLLDAKYANWNRDDAFKVTQDYLTRFKQIDAIWAADDDMAVGVLKAIEQAKRDDIKIVFGGAGAKGMVKTIMDGKDKRIGADVSYSPKFIYDAIKLTAEARLKGEKLPATTIIPSVLITKENAKDFYHPNSPF comes from the coding sequence ATGACAACTTTCACCCGTCGCATCGCATTCACGGCGGTCGCCGCCGCAGCGCTCGCGAGCCTGCCTGCGCTCGCCGCCGAAAAGGTGAACCTCGGCGTTTCGATTCCCGCGGCGACGCACAGCTTCATGGGCGGCATCAACTACTGGGCCAACCAGGCGAAGAAGGACCTCGAGAAAGAACACAAGGACCTGAAGATCACGATCAAGACCGCGGCCAACGCGCCCGAGCAGGCCAACCAGTTGCAGGACCTCTCGACGGTCACCAAGATCAACGCACTCGTCGTGTTCCCGTTCGAATCCGCCGCGCTCACCAAGCCGGTCGCGCAGGTCAAGGCCAAGGGCGCGTACGTCACCGTGGTCGACCGCGGCCTTACCGATACCAGTGCGCAGGATGCATACGTGGCCGGCGACAACACCGCCTTCGGCAAGATTCCCGCCGAGTACATCGTGAAGACGCTCGGCGGCAAGGGCAACGTGGTCGCGCTGCGCGGCATTGCCACCACGCTGGACAACGAGCGCATGGACGCCTTCAACGCGGTGTTGAAGGGCAGCCCCGACATCAAGCTGCTCGATGCCAAGTACGCCAACTGGAACCGCGACGACGCCTTCAAGGTCACGCAAGACTACCTCACGCGCTTCAAGCAGATCGACGCGATCTGGGCGGCCGACGACGACATGGCCGTGGGCGTGCTCAAGGCCATCGAGCAGGCCAAGCGCGACGACATCAAGATCGTGTTCGGCGGCGCGGGCGCCAAGGGCATGGTCAAGACCATCATGGACGGCAAGGACAAGCGCATCGGCGCCGACGTGAGCTACTCGCCCAAGTTCATCTACGACGCGATCAAGCTCACGGCCGAAGCGCGCCTGAAGGGCGAGAAGCTGCCGGCGACGACGATCATTCCTTCGGTGTTGATCACCAAGGAAAACGCCAAGGACTTCTACCACCCGAACTCGCCTTTCTGA
- a CDS encoding ABC transporter permease, translating into MPPEQQTPPSQQPEAAAAAAHRSEAKPRWTERLHGLGPVIGLVLLCIAGTLLNSDFATVDNAMNVLTRTAFIGIIAVGMCFVIISGGIDLSVGSMAALIAGSVIMFINWAGPASGSPMLAVVMGAVLAIVLGAVFGLAHGLLITKGRIEPFIVTLGTLGIFRAYLTYFADGGALTLDNELSDLYAPVYYASLAGIPVPVWVFVIVAIIGGVILNRTAYGRYVQAIGSNEQVARYAAVDVDRVKIMTYVLLGVCVGIATLLYVPRLGSASPTTGLLWELEAIAAVIVGGTALKGGAGSITGTVVGAILLSVISNILNLTSIISVYLNAAVQGFVIIIVAFLQRGRR; encoded by the coding sequence ATGCCACCGGAACAGCAAACTCCCCCGTCGCAGCAGCCTGAAGCGGCAGCAGCCGCCGCGCACCGCAGCGAAGCCAAGCCGCGCTGGACCGAGCGCCTGCACGGCCTCGGCCCGGTCATCGGCCTCGTGCTGCTGTGCATTGCGGGCACGCTGCTCAACAGCGACTTCGCAACAGTCGACAACGCGATGAACGTGCTCACGCGCACGGCTTTCATCGGCATCATCGCGGTGGGCATGTGCTTCGTGATCATCTCGGGCGGCATCGACTTGTCGGTGGGTTCGATGGCCGCGCTCATCGCGGGCAGCGTGATCATGTTCATCAACTGGGCCGGCCCCGCCTCGGGCTCGCCGATGCTGGCGGTGGTGATGGGCGCGGTGCTGGCCATCGTGCTGGGCGCGGTGTTCGGCCTCGCGCACGGCCTGTTGATCACCAAGGGGCGCATCGAGCCCTTCATCGTGACGCTCGGAACGCTCGGCATCTTTCGCGCGTACCTCACGTACTTTGCCGATGGTGGCGCGCTCACGCTCGACAACGAACTGTCGGACCTCTATGCGCCGGTGTACTACGCGAGCCTTGCGGGCATTCCGGTGCCGGTGTGGGTGTTCGTGATCGTTGCGATCATCGGCGGCGTCATCCTCAACCGCACGGCCTATGGGCGCTACGTGCAGGCCATCGGATCGAACGAGCAGGTGGCGCGCTACGCGGCGGTCGATGTGGACCGCGTGAAGATCATGACCTACGTGCTGCTCGGTGTGTGCGTGGGCATCGCGACGCTGCTGTACGTGCCGCGCCTCGGCTCGGCCTCGCCGACCACCGGCCTCCTGTGGGAGCTCGAGGCGATCGCCGCGGTGATCGTTGGCGGCACCGCATTGAAGGGCGGCGCGGGCAGCATCACCGGCACCGTGGTGGGCGCGATCCTGCTCTCGGTCATCAGCAACATCCTGAACCTCACCAGCATCATCAGCGTGTACCTGAACGCTGCGGTGCAGGGCTTCGTGATCATCATCGTCGCATTCCTGCAGCGCGGACGCAGATGA
- a CDS encoding sugar ABC transporter ATP-binding protein — MSGTENPKGSVAVEFDGVVKAFGPVQVLHGVSFALAPGRVYGLLGENGAGKSTLMKILAGYEQLTGGTLRINGQPQQFTSSRDAEALGIVLIHQEFNLAEDLSVAQNIFLGHEKKKGWLLDDTSMERDAAAALAAVGLQVDPRTKVRKLIVAEKQLVEIAKAIARRARLLIMDEPTATLTPGETERLFKLIAQLRADGVTIVYISHKLDEVEQVTDEVIVMRDGRFVARALTPDVTRHQMANLMVGRELADLYPPRDLVVAADAPAMRVRNFTVPGWAQDASFEVRPGEILGFAGLVGAGRTELFEGLLGLRPASGSVEMLGKPVPHNKGWRNPRDAAKHGLTYLSEDRKGKGLHVDFGLRQNLTLMALERYAKPWLQPDGERGALAEAVKDYGIRTGSLDVKASSLSGGNQQKLALAKVLQPQPKVVVLDEPTRGVDVGAKRDIYFLIQRLAREGLAVIVVSSELMELIGLCHRVAVMRAGKLVATLDADHLTEEELIAHATGTANSPVAAA, encoded by the coding sequence ATGAGTGGAACAGAGAACCCCAAGGGCAGCGTCGCCGTCGAGTTCGACGGCGTGGTGAAGGCCTTCGGCCCGGTGCAGGTGCTGCACGGCGTGAGCTTCGCGCTCGCGCCCGGCCGCGTGTACGGCCTCCTCGGTGAGAACGGCGCGGGCAAGTCCACGCTGATGAAGATCCTCGCGGGCTACGAACAGCTCACTGGCGGCACGCTGCGCATCAACGGCCAGCCGCAGCAGTTCACGAGTTCGCGCGATGCCGAGGCGCTGGGCATCGTGCTGATCCACCAGGAGTTCAACCTCGCCGAAGACCTGAGCGTTGCGCAGAACATCTTCCTCGGCCACGAAAAGAAAAAAGGCTGGCTGCTGGACGACACCTCGATGGAGCGCGACGCCGCTGCCGCGCTCGCCGCCGTCGGTCTGCAGGTCGATCCCCGCACCAAGGTGCGCAAGCTTATCGTCGCCGAGAAGCAGCTCGTCGAGATCGCCAAGGCCATCGCCCGGCGCGCGCGTCTGCTCATCATGGACGAGCCCACCGCCACGCTCACGCCCGGCGAAACCGAGCGCCTGTTCAAGCTCATCGCGCAGCTGCGCGCCGATGGCGTGACCATCGTCTACATCTCGCACAAGCTCGACGAGGTGGAGCAGGTGACCGACGAGGTGATTGTGATGCGCGACGGCCGCTTCGTCGCCCGCGCGCTCACGCCGGATGTCACGCGCCACCAGATGGCCAACCTGATGGTGGGCCGCGAACTGGCCGACCTTTATCCGCCGCGCGACCTCGTCGTCGCGGCCGACGCGCCGGCCATGCGCGTGCGCAACTTCACCGTGCCCGGCTGGGCGCAGGACGCGAGCTTCGAAGTGCGCCCCGGCGAGATCCTCGGCTTCGCGGGCCTCGTCGGCGCAGGCCGCACCGAACTCTTCGAAGGCCTGCTGGGCCTGCGCCCCGCGAGCGGCAGCGTCGAGATGCTCGGCAAGCCCGTGCCCCACAACAAGGGCTGGCGCAATCCGCGCGATGCCGCCAAGCACGGCCTCACGTACCTGAGCGAAGACCGCAAGGGCAAGGGCCTGCACGTGGACTTCGGCCTGCGCCAGAACCTCACGCTGATGGCGCTCGAGCGCTATGCCAAGCCCTGGCTGCAGCCCGACGGCGAGCGCGGCGCATTGGCCGAAGCGGTGAAGGACTACGGCATCCGAACCGGCTCGCTCGATGTGAAGGCGTCGTCGCTCTCGGGCGGCAACCAGCAGAAGCTCGCGCTCGCCAAGGTGCTGCAGCCGCAGCCCAAGGTGGTGGTGCTCGACGAGCCCACGCGCGGCGTGGACGTGGGCGCCAAGCGCGACATCTATTTCCTGATCCAGCGACTCGCCCGCGAAGGGCTCGCGGTGATCGTCGTCTCGTCGGAGCTGATGGAACTGATCGGCCTGTGCCATCGCGTCGCGGTGATGCGCGCGGGCAAGCTGGTTGCCACGCTCGACGCGGACCATTTGACTGAAGAGGAGCTCATCGCTCATGCCACCGGAACAGCAAACTCCCCCGTCGCAGCAGCCTGA
- a CDS encoding ROK family protein, producing MQLLETTFWSAGGSRHAMAEQLGFSKSKANALIAGLVDQGLLAEAGLQRSSGGRRAENLQLHAGLGVLIGIDIGATSLDVAVLRPDLTVLAQHDEPADVRDGPAVVLARVRTLMRELLARCGHSAKSVLGIGIGVPGPVNFEIGQLVNPPLMPAWDSFSIRDYLREDYAAPVFVDNDVNLMALGELWRLKRSLTNFLVIKVGTGIGCGIVCHGEVYRGAAGSAGDVGHICVDQAGPLCHCGNLGCVEAMAAGPAITRMAMQAAEAGGSEVLAECLRVHGRIDAIDVGQASRGGDTAANGIIQRAGSLIGQMLASIVNFFNPSHVFIGGGITRIGPLFLAAVRQSVYQRSLALSTRHLEIQYTPLGTQGGLVGAGVLAMHETLKVRGVAP from the coding sequence ATGCAGTTGCTGGAAACGACCTTCTGGTCGGCCGGCGGCTCGCGCCATGCCATGGCCGAACAGCTCGGCTTCTCCAAGAGCAAGGCCAATGCGCTGATCGCCGGGCTCGTCGATCAGGGCCTGCTGGCCGAGGCCGGCCTGCAACGTTCTTCAGGCGGACGCCGCGCCGAAAACCTCCAGCTCCATGCCGGCCTCGGCGTACTCATCGGCATCGACATCGGCGCCACCAGCCTCGACGTCGCGGTGCTGCGCCCCGACCTCACCGTGCTCGCGCAGCACGACGAACCCGCCGACGTGCGCGACGGCCCCGCGGTCGTCCTGGCCCGCGTGCGCACGCTGATGCGCGAGTTGCTGGCCCGCTGCGGCCACAGCGCGAAGAGCGTGCTGGGCATCGGCATCGGCGTGCCCGGCCCCGTCAACTTCGAGATCGGCCAGCTCGTGAACCCGCCGCTCATGCCGGCCTGGGACAGCTTCTCGATCCGCGACTACCTGCGCGAGGACTACGCGGCGCCCGTCTTCGTCGACAACGACGTGAACCTCATGGCGCTCGGCGAACTGTGGCGCCTGAAGCGCTCGCTCACCAATTTCCTCGTCATCAAGGTCGGCACCGGCATCGGCTGCGGCATCGTCTGCCACGGCGAGGTGTACCGCGGCGCCGCGGGCTCGGCCGGTGACGTGGGCCACATCTGCGTCGACCAGGCGGGCCCGCTCTGCCACTGCGGCAACCTCGGCTGCGTCGAGGCGATGGCGGCCGGCCCCGCGATCACCCGCATGGCGATGCAGGCGGCCGAGGCGGGCGGAAGCGAGGTGCTGGCCGAGTGCCTGCGCGTGCACGGCCGCATCGACGCGATCGACGTCGGTCAGGCCAGCCGCGGCGGCGACACCGCGGCCAACGGCATCATCCAGCGAGCGGGCAGCCTGATCGGGCAGATGCTCGCGTCGATCGTCAATTTCTTCAATCCGTCGCACGTGTTCATCGGCGGTGGCATCACGCGCATCGGGCCGCTGTTTCTCGCGGCCGTGCGGCAGAGCGTGTATCAGCGCTCGCTCGCGCTTTCCACGCGGCATCTGGAAATCCAGTACACGCCGCTGGGCACGCAAGGCGGCCTCGTCGGCGCCGGCGTGCTCGCGATGCACGAGACCCTGAAAGTTCGCGGAGTGGCGCCATGA
- a CDS encoding F0F1 ATP synthase subunit epsilon, which produces MANTIHVDVVSAEESIFSGEAKFVALPGEAGELGIYPRHTPLITRIRPGAVRIETADGGEEFVFVAGGILEVQPNAVTVLSDTAIRGKDLDDEKANVAKAAAEEALKNAKSDIDIAMAQSELAVMAAQIAALRKYRQKK; this is translated from the coding sequence ATGGCAAACACTATTCATGTGGACGTGGTCAGCGCGGAAGAGTCGATCTTCTCGGGCGAAGCCAAGTTCGTCGCGCTGCCCGGTGAAGCCGGTGAGCTCGGCATCTATCCGCGCCACACCCCGCTGATCACGCGCATCCGTCCCGGCGCCGTGCGCATCGAGACGGCCGACGGCGGCGAAGAGTTCGTCTTCGTGGCCGGCGGCATTCTCGAAGTGCAGCCGAACGCCGTCACCGTGCTGTCCGACACCGCGATCCGCGGCAAGGACCTCGACGACGAAAAGGCGAACGTGGCCAAGGCCGCCGCCGAGGAAGCGCTGAAGAACGCGAAGAGCGACATCGACATCGCGATGGCGCAATCCGAACTGGCCGTGATGGCTGCGCAGATCGCTGCGCTGCGCAAGTATCGCCAGAAGAAGTAG